The following proteins are encoded in a genomic region of Arachis ipaensis cultivar K30076 chromosome B02, Araip1.1, whole genome shotgun sequence:
- the LOC107625666 gene encoding protein transport protein yos1: MGFWTLLEGFLLFANALAILNEDRFLARRGWTLAEMTGPQRNSLKGQVLGLIYACQFLRLPLIVLNIIIIIVKLFSG; the protein is encoded by the coding sequence ATGGGGTTTTGGACCTTGTTGGAAGGTTTTCTTCTCTTTGCAAATGCATTGGCAATACTAAATGAAGATAGGTTCCTTGCTAGAAGAGGGTGGACATTGGCAGAAATGACAGGCCCTCAGAGGAATTCCCTTAAAGGACAAGTCTTGGGACTCATATATGCATGTCAATTTTTAAGACTCCCCCTTATAGTTTTGAATATCATAATTATTATAGTGAAGCTCTTCTCTGGATGA
- the LOC107625665 gene encoding LOW QUALITY PROTEIN: heme-binding-like protein At3g10130, chloroplastic (The sequence of the model RefSeq protein was modified relative to this genomic sequence to represent the inferred CDS: deleted 2 bases in 1 codon), whose translation MMSLYKGFKATSYSYQNQHLSVLLFLQLQSHHQHTLFRSVSAMGLIFGKIAVETPKYEVVKSTQDYEIRKYAPSVVAQVTYDPSLPQFKGNKDGGFMVLANYIGALGNPQNTEPEKIAMTAPVITKDTTGEKIAMTAPVVTKDGSGGDGGEAKKMVTMQFILPSVYEKAEDAPKPIDEKVEIKEEGERKYGVVKFSGVASDGVVNEKVEKLKGCLERDGYKVIGDFLLARYNPPWTIPMFRTNEVMIPVE comes from the exons ATGATGTCCCTATATAAAGGATTCAAGGCCACATCTTATtcttaccaaaatcaacatctCTCAGtgttattattcttgcaattacAATCTCATCATCAACATACCCTTTTTCGTTCTGTTTCCGCTATGGGATTAATATTTGGAAAAATTGCTGTTGAGACACCAAAGTATGAAGTAGTGAAATCCACACAAGACTATGAAATCCGAAAATATGCACCATCAGTGGTGGCTCAAGTCACGTATGATCCATCATTGCCACAGTTTAAGGGTAACAAAGATGGTGGATTCATGGTTCTTGCAAACTACATTGGTGCCTTAGGGAACCCACAGAACACAGAGCCTGAAAAGATTGCCATGACTGCGCCAGTT ATAACAAAGGACACCACCGGCGAGAAGATTGCTATGACTGCCCCAGTTGTGACCAAAGATGGAAGTGGTGGCGACGGCGGCGAAGCCAAGAAGATGGTTACCATGCAGTTTATTTTGCCATCTGTATATGAGAAAGCTGAGGATGCACCAAAGCCTATTGATGAGAAGGTTGAGATCAAGGAAGAGGGAGAGAGGAAGTATGGTGTGGTGAAGTTTAGTGGAGTTGCATCAGATGGGGTTGTGAACGAGAAAGTTGAGAAGCTGAAGGGGTGTTTGGAGAGAGATGGGTATAAGGTGATTGGGGATTTCTTGTTAGCTAGGTACAATCCACCATGGACAATACCTATGTTTAGGACTAATGAGGTTATGATACCAGTTGAGTAA